The Helicobacter pylori genome includes a window with the following:
- a CDS encoding DUF2443 family protein, producing the protein MFEKIRKILAEIEDSQNEIEMLLKLADLSLGDFIEIKRGSMDMPKGVNEAFFTQLSEEVERLKELINALNKIKKGLLVF; encoded by the coding sequence ATGTTTGAAAAAATACGCAAGATTTTAGCGGAGATTGAAGATTCGCAAAATGAAATTGAAATGCTTTTAAAATTAGCGGATTTGAGTTTGGGGGATTTTATTGAGATCAAAAGAGGGAGCATGGACATGCCAAAGGGCGTGAATGAAGCGTTTTTTACGCAACTAAGCGAAGAAGTGGAGCGATTGAAGGAGCTTATTAACGCTTTAAATAAGATCAAAAAAGGGTTATTGGTGTTTTAA